One window from the genome of Drosophila albomicans strain 15112-1751.03 chromosome 2L, ASM965048v2, whole genome shotgun sequence encodes:
- the LOC117564582 gene encoding pancreatic triacylglycerol lipase, translating into MFKLWILFAYLSLEFLIGTASDLQPQCFKTPYTSCPNENISFWLHTPLRPQGILVDTLHLAGLPLTSKSLKVLIHSMGGSRYSTPNSVLIPKLLQLPDVNILVVDYEKLSPEPCYTESSYNIHIVAGCLAQLLATLLSLGLLEANQLHLIGLGLGAHAAAFTSNILERTHSKVSHITALNPSKALYLTPDIKQRIDPSDAEFVDVIHTDVMVLGLMQPVGHVDFYPNKGVVQPNCGDPKDIKSNYCYHHRSVEYYAESIFSPTKFWAFRCKDLYGFIVGECQPNDDLVELGYNTPRTARGNYFLATNDYPPYARGEQFLNLDRNLENQTFLPKEMIEMLGKMKDGARGLTTFH; encoded by the exons aTGTTTAAGCTATGGATCCTATTTG CATACTTAAGCCTGGAGTTTCTGATCGGGACCGCTTCGGACTTGCAGCCACAATGCTTCAAGACGCCATACACTAGCTGCCCCAATGAGAACATTAGTTTCTGGCTGCACAC ACCTCTGAGGCCTCAAGGCATCTTAGTGGATACGCTCCATTTGGCAGGTCTGCCCTTAACGTCGAAGTCGTTGAAAGTGTTGATTCACAGTATGGGTGGCAGCAGGTATAGCACACCCAATTCCGTGCTGATCCCAAAGTTGTTACAACTTCCCGATGTGAACATTTTAGTCGTGGACTATGAGAAATTATCTCCCGAACCTTGCTACACTGAATCGTCCTATAACATTCACATTGTAGCTGGTTGCTTGGCACAATTGTTGGCCACTCTACTGTCGCTCGGATTGCTGGAGGCCAATCAGCTGCACCTAATAGGTTTAGGGCTGGGCGCACACGCTGCTGCATTTACTTCGAACATCTTGGAGCGTACTCACTCCAAGGTGTCTCACATTACTGCACTCAATCCGTCCAAGGCCCTGTACCTAACACCTGACATAAAACAGAGGATTGATCCCAGTGATGCTGAATTTGTGGATGTCATTCACACAGATGTTATGGTACTTGGTCTTATGCAGCCCGTTGGACACGTAGACTTCTATCCCAACAAGGGCGTCGTTCAGCCCAATTGCGGAGACCCGAAAGATA TTAAATCCAATTACTGCTACCACCATCGCTCTGTTGAATACTATGCAGAATCAATTTTTTCTCCAACTAAATTCTGGGCATTCCGCTGCAAGGATTTGTACGGGTTTATTGTAGGCGAATGCCAGCCCAATGACGACCTCGTAGAACTTGGATATAATACACCTCGCACGGCACGCGGCAACTACTTTTTAGCCACCAATGATTATCCACCCTATGCTCGTGGAGAACAATTCTTGAACTTAGATCGCAATTTAGAAAACCAGACGTTCCTCCCCAAAGAAATGATTGAGATGCTAGGTAAAATGAAGGATGGAGCAAGAGGACTTACAACCTTTCATTAA